GCCGGGAAAAATCGGCCTGCTCTTCCAAGACAGTGATGATCAGCTCTTCTGTCCCACAGTGGCCGAGGATGTCGCGTTTGGGCCATTCAATCAGGGAAAGAGCGTTGTCGAAGTGCGCCAGATCGTTCGTCGCACACTGGCAGAACTGGGACTGGAGGGCTGGGAGAATCGCATCACGTACCGACTCTCGGGCGGAGAGAAAAGACTCGTCGCGCTGGCCACTGTCCTGGCGATGGATCCGCAAGTTCTTCTTCTGGACGAACCCACCGCGGGTCTGGATCCCACGGCGTCAGCCCGGGTGGAAAGCATTTTGGCGAGTCTGCCGCAGGCGATGATTATCGTCTCCCACGATCGGGATTTTCTGGAGCGGCTGTGCCATCGCATCCTCATTTTGCGGGAAGGGATTTTTTTCCCTTACCCGAAACAGGACGCGCGGAGCTGACGCTTTTCCTGGTCATCATGCTTCCCACGATTGCAACCCGGGCCATCCCCCTGCTTGATGCTGCTGCCACGCCCGCGCTCTCGCTGGTTATGCCCGCGGTTGACTCCGGCATTGTGACGCACCCAATTCACTGGTTGGGTACAAGTTCCCTTCCTGCCCGAGTTGCCAGGGCCCGCCAGACGGGCAGCTCAATGGTCTGTGCGTAGAACCGTGCGGAACCATCGACGTGGACGGCATTGACGCCGCCCGGGTGAAAACTGCGGGCGGTCACAATCGCGTAGGTGGGAGCCCCGTTGATTCCGTTCTTCCCTTCCTGCCACGAGTTGTAGTCGCAATCTTCCGTTCTTCCGCCGATGTCACATGGCACACGGGTATTGGGAGGCAAACACGCGGTGAAGCCGGTATGGTGGACACGCCCGTCCGGCCATTCGGTGTGCCCGGTGGTCTTCGCTTCTCCCGCCGATGCGACAACAGTCGAGGCCTCGGCTGCGGAAGCCGGAATGTTGGTGGACGGCGGCCCGCCGTTCCGCCGATACGGCTGCCAGGCTTTGACTTCCGACGCCAGCAGTGTGTGGCTCGTGCCATCGATGACCCCCGCCCAGGTCACCGCCGAGTTGGGAAAGGCGATGCCGTCGCCGCCTCTTCCGGTAACGGGGTCGTACACGAAGTACACACCGAGATTGAACCCGTAGGTTGTCGGATACAGACGTGGCTTTCCGGCCCCTGTATCCCGTATTTCCGAAGACTTGGGATCGCTGGGACAGGCAAACACGGGAATCCGGACGCCATCAATCACGAGTTGTGAATCCCAGGCTTCCACCAGGTTCACCTGCGAGCCGAGCGGCACCTGCTCTATAAAAGGCAAAATCCGCCCGTGCACTCCCCATGACACGTTATTGCCCGTCGCCTGGACGTTCCGGTCCACAATCGCGCTCGAGGGAAAACACCCCCAGTTGCTGGCGTAATTATGAACCGCCAGCCCGAGTTGCTTGAGGTTGTTGAGACATTGAGCTCGCCGAGCCGCTTCCCGTGCTGCCTGCACGGCCGGCAGCAAAAGCGCGACGAGCAGTCCGATAATCGCAATGACCACCAGAAGCTCAACGAGGGTGAATGCCGAACGCCCATCATCCATGGGTCGCAACGTCTTCATGTCACGTCACTCCGTAGTTCCCAGTTCTGTAAGAAAACCTTGCCAGCCAAATTCGCGGGATTGTCAGTGTCTCCATCGACCGCCCGACAGGACTGGCCCGCGACCGCGGCCCAATTCCCGACAACCCGCTCTTCCCGTCGGTGTGGAATCTCCCATTTCGGGAAAAGGACGCTGCGCGATCGCAAACGCCATTCCAACTTGCCTCATAGCAGAGGGAAAACGGGCAGGCACGTGAAAATCCTCCAAAAACGCATCGAAGCCCAGGACGAACGTCCTACGTGCCAGCCAAACAGCACCGTTCGGTGTCGCGCCGGTCGACACCGTGTCGCACGGATCGACACCCTTCCGGGAAACTTCCCAAAGGTTCACAATGAAAAATGTGGCAACAGCGCGTTTGTAAACTCCGTCCTCGGGCAAGTGATCGCTAATCCGGCCAGAAGGCCGTCGTCTTCCAGGAGCGAAACAGTGGTTCTCCACCAGACGGAACCGAATTACGTGAAACTCCACTCCAGTGGTGAACTAAAAAAGCGCGCGGAAACGGCCATTGCTCGGCTGGCAGAATGCACTCTGTGCCCCCGGCAATGTGGAGCCGATCGGTCACACGATGAGCCGCGGGGCTCGTTTTGCGGCATTGGTCGGTATGCCTGGGTCTCCAGTGCTTTCCCCCACCACGGCGAGGAACCCTGCCTTCGCGGTTGGAACGGTTCGGGGACGATCTTCTTCTCCGGGTGCAATCTCCGCTGTGTATTCTGTCAGAACAACGACATCAGTTGGTACCGCACGGGCTCCCCCTGCGATGCCCAGCGCTTGGCACGACTGATGATCCGTCTTCAGGAGTTGGGGTGCCATAACATCAATTTCGTTACGCCCAGCCATGTGGTCGCGCAAATACTGGAGGCCCTTCCCATCGCCGTGGAAGAGGGGCTGCGAATTCCCCTTGTTTACAACTCGGGCGGTTATGATTCGGTGGAAACACTGCACCTCCTCGACGGAGTGATCGATATTTATATGCCGGATATCAAGTTTACCGATCCCGCGGTTGCGGAACGCTTCGCGCATGCCCCCGACTACTGGGAAGTTTGTCAGGCCGCCATTCGCGAAATGCATCGGCAGGTCGGAGATCTCATCCTCGATGAGCGCGGCCTTGCCGTGAGAGGACTTCTCGTCCGCCACCTGGTGATGCCCAACGGCCTTGCTGGTACCGAAAAAGCCATGCGATTCCTTGCCGAGGAAATTTCACCGCACACCTATGTGAACATCATGGCACAGTATCGTCCGGAGGGCCGGGCGTGGGATTTTCCCGAAATTGCGCGGCGGTGCACTCCCCAGGAATATCAAGAAGCCGTGGCGATCGCACGGCGGTTGGGCATCTACCGGCTGTGCCGCGACTGATGGATGACAGTCGTTCCGCAGCAGAAAAATTCGGCCAATTGGTGAGCCTTTTTGGGGTGAGAATTTAGTAAACCTCTTCAACATTAGCGGTGGCGATCAGGAAGCATCTCGATGTCCAGAAGGAAACCGTTGGGACTTTTCATTACTGGGACCGACACAGGGGTGGGAAAAACCTACGTCGGGGCGCTCATTGCCCGAGAGCTCGTCCGAGCCGGGCTCCATGTGGGCGTTTACAAACCCGCGGCCAGCGGTTGTGTCCGGCAGAAAGGGGAGCTCATTTCGGAAGATGCGTTGACCCTGTGGGAAGCCGCTGGAAGACCGCTCTCGCTGGCGGAAGTGTGTCCTCAGCGTTTCGAGGCCCCGCTGGCCCCCCACCTTGCAGCGCGGCTGGAAGGAAAAGCCGTTGATCCCCGGCTTCTGCGTGAGGGCCTTCGCCCGTGGCAGCAGTGGGCGGACGTGGTACTCATCGAGGGTGCCGGCGGGCTGATGTCGCCCATCAGTGACGAAGATTATGTGGCCGATCTGGCTTATGAGTTTGGCTATCCTCTGCTGGTGGTGAGTAAGAATGTTCTGGGAACGATCAATCACACACTCCTGACACTCATCGCTGCCACCACATTTCGCGAGGGGCTGGAAATCGCGGGGATTGTTCTCAACGAACCCCATCCTCGCGATCCCCAGGACATCAGCGTCGAGAGCAACCTCGCCGAGCTCGCCGCCCGCTGCGTACCGCCCGTCCTCGCCCAGCTGAAACATGGGGAAAACCGATTTGAGCCTGCGGTGGAGTGGAGCGCGATCGTGCAAAAGGCCCGGCCGAAAAAGTTGCCGGATTGGTAAAATCGTACCCCGTGTGGCGGCGTTGACTGCTGATACGGTGTGAATACGGTGTCATCCGGCCAGGATGGTATAACTGCTCAGTGCGGGCACCGGTTTCTACTTACCTGTCCTGGTTCATCATGAAGACGATCCGTGAATTGCTACCGAAGTCGGGTCTGGCAAGCCTGGATGAGTTCCTCGGTGATTCGTCAATCGGCCTACCAAAACCTAATTCACGTGACCACGTAGGGGCAATTCATGAATTGCCCTTACCGGAGTCGATCGGTTGACCGGCGTTTTTCCTGGGCGTATGACCGAGGTTTTGTGCTTCCAAAACCCAGATTCTCGGCCAATGCCTCCCCTGAAAGTGAGTGAGCTTCGGCATCAACGGGCTTTTGTGAAGGTCCAGTCGGGGTGACTAAAATAAAAGAGTATGAGCACGGCAAGTACGATCACCCGGTATTACGGTCCGGCCTGGGAAGAAGATCCGCCGCTTCTCGAATGGGATGATTGGCCGGTTCGCGACCACCCTGCGACGGCGGTCCTGCTGTTACTGACGTTGGCCTGTGCATCGGCCGGGGTTTTTTTCGTGACCGGGAGACTTTTCTGGACGGTCTTCGCGGACCTGTTTCTGGTCGCGTCGTTCGCCAGGGCGCTCCTTAAGGCAACATACCGCCTGGGACCGTACGGCGTGGAACGGATCGTCTTCGGCAGGCTGCAGCGGATTCCCTGGCGGGCCATCCGCGCTGTTCGCATCGTCGATCAGGGGGTGTTTCTCTTCGACACGCGGGAACCAACTCCGGTGGATGTCCTCCGCGCGGTTTTCGTGCCGTTCGGTCCCCACCGGGAGGGAGTGCTGGCGCGGCTGGAGTTTTATCTCGCCTCCCGCCGCGCAGTATCCGAAGCCGTCAGTCGTCGGCAGACACTGGCCTGAAGAGAGCTTGTTGACTTGCCTCAGATCTGAGCCTGCGCACCTAGTTTGAATGGCAAGTTTCCCACTGCGAGGAGTGTTTCAACTTTCTCTTTCCGGTTACGCATCATGGGTGTAAACATAAGTCGAAGGGGCAAACAAAAACCGGCCTGGGCATCAACGCCTCAGACCGGTCAATTGATTCGATTACAGCCCTGACGGAACAATTCCGAGTTGGTTACCCACCCGAACTGGCCGGAAGGAGCAAGTGCTCCTCAGTTTATGATCGCCAGCGCATGCTGTTTTCGATCAGGGATCACAACAGGCGACCGCACGACGGGCCAGCAGTCGATGGTGCACATGGCATGGCCGAACCGGAACGTTGACCACGGTGGGCACCAGCTTGCACACCTTCACCGGGACTTCCTTTTCCACGACCTGCGGCACGAGCACCGTGCATTTCTTGACGACCGGTTCGCAGACTTTCTTCCAGGTCGTGACGCAGACCGGCTTCGTCACCGTGTGGGGAACGCACTCGTAATAGCAAACCTTTTTGGTGTACTCATAGCGTTCCCATTCGCACCATTTGCGGATCCCCTGCCGCTTTTGAGGCTCCCAGACACACTTGGTGATTTCGCAGGGTTCCTCAACAATTTGGGGCTTCCACACTTTGACTGTGATTTCCTTCACCACCGGATTGGGCACCCAAACTTTGCACACGCAGACGGGCTTGGGCGGGCAGCAGGCGCCGTCGCTGGGCGGATCAACGATCACCCGTCGATGGCAATGCCGGCAGATTCCGCGTACCGGCTCACACGGTCGCTCTTCCCAGTGGCCTTCATCCACGCAAATCTTCCGGGGTTCCTCAACCTGCACCCACTTGCAGACCTTGCGCGTCCCGGGCTCCTTTACGATTTTGGGTACGTAAACCGTGTATTCATACGGTTCACTCTTCCACACCGGGCGATAGCCCACGCACTTGATTTCCTTTACCCGGGGCTCGAGTTTCCACTCGGTGAAGGTCTTCTCAATGACCTGCGTTTCCTTCACCCAGTTCACCCGATAGGTCGTGTACTCGCGTTGCTGGGGGACATACTCGACACAGCGGACCTTGCGCATTTCCGTGACCCACTGCCGGGTGAGCACCGTCTTCTGAACGCAGGTCACCTCCGGTGCGCACGCCGGCTGACAGGCCGGCTGACAGGCCGACTCGCTGGCCGACTGGGCCCAAACCGCCAGTGGCACAAGGAGAAATCCCAGCGCCAACAACCCTCCAACGGCTTTCCTGACCATAACTCCCTCCTCCATTTCATAGAGACAGCGGGAACCATCCTCGACCGGTCGGGAACAACTCCCAGCGCGGACCGGTTATACCTTGCCATCACTTTCGGGACTTGTAGGTGCTGACCCCCCTCCCGGAAATCCCATGAGATTAAGAACCAAGATGCGGTCCTTTCGCGATCGACCGCTTACTATCCCCCACTCGCAGAACCCGCAAATTCGTTGCAGGCATTAAAGACTTCCTCGTTTTTCCAGCTTGATAGTACGACCTTGCCATTTGTCCGTCAAGTACCCACCCGATGATTTCCATGATTTTTCCATCATCATTGCTCAAAATACACCGGGGCGGTTCCATCACCCCAAAAAACCCCACGTGCCGTGCGCCTGCTGTAACCACGCTGATCAGAAGGAAACCGGTCCAACCGCTTCAGCTTTCCGATTAGAAAGGGCGTGCGGAGAATTCGCCGTGAACACCCGACGTACCTCGTGTCAATAACCCAAGTGGTGGGGTCACCCCATCCAGCATTTCCACTATAACCGGCACAATCCGGAAAATCGTTGACAAACGAACTCGGGGTGACTATAAATCTATCCAGCTTAGCCAATCGGGCAAATTTGGCGATTTTGACACGTGGCCAGCACAAGCAGGGAGCAAGCGCGTTCTGTTGTTTGAATCTCTTCCGTCATCGAACGAACCGCGCATTTGTGAGTGTGCCGAAACACCGCGGTTGAGTTTCGTGTCGGCCGTACCGGGTATTACAGAGGAGTGACAGCTATGCGACTTGGCAACATCTTCCGCAATCGAACAGTTCGTTCCGCTCGGAAACCCGGCCGTCCCGTTCGCGGCAAGGCACGTTCGGCCCGGCGGCAACTCGTTTTGGAATCTTTGGAGCAACGCCATCTTCTCAGCGTGGTCACCATCACCGCGGATGATCTCGGAGGCAACGGAAGCAACAACTCCCTGGCCGACGAGTTTCGGTTGCTCCGCAACGGCACCGACCTTGAAGTGTACATCAATGGAAACCTGTCCAGCACAACTCCCCTGGCAGGCCTCACCGGGATCAACGTGCTGGGCTCCTCCGACTCCGACACGTTGATCATCGATCTGGCCGGCGGAACGTTCGCCGTGCCCATCTATTTTGATGGAGAAGCCCTCGGCTCAAGCCTTGTGGATTTGGACCAGCTTGTGCTGGTAGGCAATCCCGGCAGCCCAATCGGTCGAATGAGTTACTTTGCCGGAGCCCTTTTCGGAGGCGGTGCTGATGATGGTCAGATCGTCATCGACCCGGACGACAATGCGGGCCCGGGTGCCGGTTATCCCGGCCACCCAGGAGCGTGGAACGGCGACGAGATGTTCATCACGTTCCAGAATCTGTCTCCTGTTATCGACACGGTTTCTGCGGCACAGCTCGATATCTTCGCCACCAATGCCTCGGAGATCATTTCGATTGTCGATGGTCCCGTCGTCGGCACCGATCAAACGATTACAGTCCGCTCGGATAGCGGCACGTTCGAGGCGTACAGCTTCGCCAATAAAACGCGGGTGACGGTTAACAGCCTCGACGGCAGCGACGTTTTCAACCTGAATTACCACGTGGCCGTGCCAGGGCTCCAGTTCCTCGACATGTATGGCAATGAATTCACGGGAGGTACCCTGGAATCGGACGACGCCAAGGGAGAGACGTTCAATATTCTGGCTACCGGTCCCGGCCCCCAGAGCAACCGAATGTACGGCCAGAATGGATCGGAACTTTACACGAACGCGGCCACCAAGTACCTGGACGCCATTCAGAGTAACGTGCAGATGCATGGGCAGGCCGGGCTGTCTGTGATTGATCTCTCCGACATCAACGACCCAACCGGCGACAATATTCAGTTCTTCGGTGATCGGATCATCGGAGCATCGCCGGGCACCATTGAGCTTTATTTTGCGACCATCGAAGACATCCGCTTCGAGGCCACTTCGGGCGACGACGTCATCACCATTCTGTCCACCTTCGCTCCGTTCCAGTATCGCATTTCGGGCGGTCCTGGCTCTGATGTATTTCGGGTGGGATCTTACGGTCCGCCAACGGCTCTCAACTGGGCACCGTTTGGAACGGGGGTGAATACCATCGGTCAAATCAAAGGTCCGCTCACGATCATTCCCGGCCCGGCGAGTGATACAGGGGTGGATTCGCTCTACGTGGATGATTCCGGAGGATTGCTGGGCTATACGACTGCTCAGATCAATGATGCGGCGGGCGGGAATGTCCTCTCGCGAACGACCACGCTGCTCAACTTTGATGCAGCCGCCCCCATCCGATATGAATACACTCCCGGCGGATCGACGCTGGAAAATCTGTACCTTCACACATCTCAATCCGCCGACACGCTCACCGTCAACGCCACGACGGCGGACCACACGGAGATCAATCTGGGGCCCGGCAACGACGCATCCACGCTGATCATTAATGGTGACAGCCTCGGCGGGGATAACGTCTTTCTGGGTGGCACGGGAACAGATCGATTCGTCCTCAATATTACTTCCGACCTTGGTAGCTCAGCGGTCATACCGCTGACCGGCCTGCGTATCGAAGGAAATGACCCGGCCGGAAACAGCTCGCTTCGCGATGTGCTGGAAATCGTCGATATCGGTGGAGGTGCGAGGAATATTGACTTCGCTTACCAGGCGGGTGGGGGCTTGCTTGTTTCCGGTTTCGCTGTTCCCGTCGATGTCAGAACCATGGAGACCGTCATCTATGCTGGTGACGGTTGGAGCGACGACTCCATCTCCGTGACGGGAACCAGCGGCGATGATGCCGTCACTGTGGCTCCCACTGGCTTGGATTCAGCGCTGGTCTTCTTTGGCGGCGACCCATGGGATGGCCCCAGTGAAGGTGATTTCTTCGATCAATTCCCGGGGTTGGCAGGAGGGGGAACCGGTCCTGACCTGGTGATCTCCGGTGCTGCAAATCTCACGGTGGAAACCGCTGGTGGCGGTGGAGACCGACTCTATGTCTATGCTCCCAGCGAGGATGATCTGGTTGATCCCGCCACAACCATTGACCCCTTCGGATTTGGAACCGGGGTGATCGTACCGGGACTCGGCAGCGGAAATGCTTACGATTGGATTTCTGTGTCGGACAGCGGGGTTACCATTTACAACAGCGCGACGGGCGCTCTCCTGCCCATCTCCATCGTTGGGGGATCGCTGATCCAAACCGATCCCAACGCTTTTGGTCTCATCGTCAACGCCGGTTTTGAAGCCATTCCTCAGCCGTGGGGAACGGCCGACGAGATCAGTGTTGATCCCTCCGCGAATTTTGCGATCCTCATTAACGGTGGCGATCCGATTCCAGCATTCGCTCCTGCTGGGGATTCGCTCAATCTGTTCTTCTCAGGTCCCATCGACATCTGGGCAGACAAGAGCACGCCAACCCAGGTCTGGATTGGCACATCTGGTTCCAAGGGCGTGGCGTTCAGTTCGATTGAGAATCTGATGCTTTCATCCGCTACCGGGATTCTCAATCTGTATGGCGATGCGAACGACCCGGCGATTGATCAGAACGATGTGTTCGACATCGTCGGCACCGGGTACCAGTCACTCACTGTTTCCATCAACGGCAGCGCGCCCATCCATCTCACCAATGTGACCCAGCTCAATGTCTTTGGGGATGACGCGTTGGGAACTCCCAGCGTTGGTCCCAACGACGTGGACACGCTCAACGTCACGCCCTACGCGGACAACACCCCACAGGGCTGGGGGGTGCAGATTTTCTTCGATGAAGGGAACCCTGATGGAGATGCGAGCCCCGCTCCTGATCCCATCGTCTACAACGCGCTTCCCGGTATTTCGGAAAACATCGCCATTGTCCCCACCGGCCCGGGCACCGGACAGCTCCGGGTAACGAACGCAGCCGACGGTTCGCTAATCAGTGTTATCAACTTTGTCGGTAACACCGGTTTCATTATTAACGGCAACGATGGTTCCGCGGGCGACACGGATTCTCTGACGCTGGCCGGTACGACCGGCGACGATACGTTCATTGTGGTGGACGACCAGAACGTTAACGTCGTCGGCCTCTATTCGGTGCAGTTCAC
This is a stretch of genomic DNA from Thermogutta terrifontis. It encodes these proteins:
- a CDS encoding energy-coupling factor ABC transporter ATP-binding protein — encoded protein: MTVPGNLHKTPTEPGDSPLTEPPENSLPAPPAVANHPAVQSSAQPDPVGCEPSSPLIRLEDIHFQYEGQPPLFQGLAFQLRAGEKLGIIGANGSGKTTFLLMLMGLVQPQRGMIEIFGRVRSRPGDFDDLPGKIGLLFQDSDDQLFCPTVAEDVAFGPFNQGKSVVEVRQIVRRTLAELGLEGWENRITYRLSGGEKRLVALATVLAMDPQVLLLDEPTAGLDPTASARVESILASLPQAMIIVSHDRDFLERLCHRILILREGIFFPYPKQDARS
- a CDS encoding DUF1559 domain-containing protein, with amino-acid sequence MKTLRPMDDGRSAFTLVELLVVIAIIGLLVALLLPAVQAAREAARRAQCLNNLKQLGLAVHNYASNWGCFPSSAIVDRNVQATGNNVSWGVHGRILPFIEQVPLGSQVNLVEAWDSQLVIDGVRIPVFACPSDPKSSEIRDTGAGKPRLYPTTYGFNLGVYFVYDPVTGRGGDGIAFPNSAVTWAGVIDGTSHTLLASEVKAWQPYRRNGGPPSTNIPASAAEASTVVASAGEAKTTGHTEWPDGRVHHTGFTACLPPNTRVPCDIGGRTEDCDYNSWQEGKNGINGAPTYAIVTARSFHPGGVNAVHVDGSARFYAQTIELPVWRALATRAGRELVPNQ
- a CDS encoding radical SAM protein — translated: MVLHQTEPNYVKLHSSGELKKRAETAIARLAECTLCPRQCGADRSHDEPRGSFCGIGRYAWVSSAFPHHGEEPCLRGWNGSGTIFFSGCNLRCVFCQNNDISWYRTGSPCDAQRLARLMIRLQELGCHNINFVTPSHVVAQILEALPIAVEEGLRIPLVYNSGGYDSVETLHLLDGVIDIYMPDIKFTDPAVAERFAHAPDYWEVCQAAIREMHRQVGDLILDERGLAVRGLLVRHLVMPNGLAGTEKAMRFLAEEISPHTYVNIMAQYRPEGRAWDFPEIARRCTPQEYQEAVAIARRLGIYRLCRD
- the bioD gene encoding dethiobiotin synthase, with protein sequence MSRRKPLGLFITGTDTGVGKTYVGALIARELVRAGLHVGVYKPAASGCVRQKGELISEDALTLWEAAGRPLSLAEVCPQRFEAPLAPHLAARLEGKAVDPRLLREGLRPWQQWADVVLIEGAGGLMSPISDEDYVADLAYEFGYPLLVVSKNVLGTINHTLLTLIAATTFREGLEIAGIVLNEPHPRDPQDISVESNLAELAARCVPPVLAQLKHGENRFEPAVEWSAIVQKARPKKLPDW